Proteins encoded by one window of bacterium:
- a CDS encoding O-antigen ligase family protein yields the protein MLKLEKLAFWITLTTFAFPLAMRLDNGYRLYLFEVPLWAVYFFWAFRLGLRDQRLRLTKFDFYFALFMVWLLVSIAYNNAWDVGANNWWFWIKSFLVGFYLRHNLSRLYPLSALVAFLVVMISLQSALGLLQGITQSSIGAVQQYFGQEMEHISIYKAGVMNLVRVQGTFKHANILGNWIVMLLPLIVAKALMSTSRARLFYWICAAIAGIALVLTLSRGNWGAAVFGMLVMFNATGVLTLKRVNWSRLVFSSLLAAVFLMTLIFTYAAEIALFSDALTQRIEMLPGSRSETTRYNLLLASSELIVENPVLGVGLGRSNELLHYTEYEIRDRFSATVHNIFMIIATEGGLFACVLFLLAVWQPFRHVYRLAKAKREGAAEVVGVVAAGIVGGYSAILFAMLWYTGMVEQAELPLILTFFHLALGMRAEKPVPAASAALVLPPEDRWRLAPPVSL from the coding sequence ATGCTCAAACTGGAAAAACTGGCTTTCTGGATCACCCTGACGACCTTCGCCTTCCCGCTGGCCATGCGTCTGGACAACGGCTACCGCCTGTACCTTTTCGAAGTGCCGCTGTGGGCCGTTTACTTTTTTTGGGCCTTTCGCCTCGGTCTGCGCGATCAGCGCCTGCGGCTTACCAAGTTTGACTTCTATTTCGCCCTGTTCATGGTATGGCTGCTGGTGTCGATCGCTTACAACAATGCGTGGGACGTCGGCGCCAACAACTGGTGGTTCTGGATCAAGTCTTTCCTGGTCGGATTTTATCTCCGCCATAACCTGAGCCGCCTGTACCCGCTGTCGGCGCTCGTGGCGTTCCTGGTGGTGATGATCTCGCTGCAATCGGCGTTGGGCCTGCTGCAGGGCATCACCCAGTCCAGTATCGGCGCGGTACAGCAGTATTTCGGCCAGGAGATGGAGCATATTTCCATCTACAAAGCCGGGGTGATGAATCTCGTGCGGGTGCAGGGCACGTTCAAGCACGCCAACATCCTCGGCAACTGGATCGTCATGCTGCTGCCGTTGATTGTGGCCAAGGCGTTGATGAGCACCAGCCGCGCCCGGCTGTTCTACTGGATTTGCGCGGCCATCGCCGGCATCGCTTTGGTGCTCACGCTGTCGCGCGGCAACTGGGGCGCGGCGGTTTTCGGCATGCTGGTGATGTTCAACGCCACCGGCGTGCTCACCCTGAAACGGGTGAACTGGTCGCGCCTGGTTTTCAGCTCACTGCTGGCCGCTGTCTTTTTGATGACCCTGATTTTTACGTATGCCGCGGAGATTGCGCTTTTTTCCGACGCCCTGACCCAGCGCATCGAGATGCTGCCCGGCAGCCGCAGCGAAACCACGCGCTACAATTTGCTGCTGGCCTCTTCCGAGCTGATCGTGGAGAATCCCGTTCTCGGGGTGGGGCTGGGGCGTTCCAACGAGCTGCTGCATTACACCGAGTATGAAATCCGCGACCGCTTCAGCGCCACGGTGCACAACATTTTCATGATTATTGCCACCGAGGGCGGGCTGTTCGCCTGCGTGCTTTTTCTGCTCGCGGTTTGGCAGCCGTTCCGGCATGTTTACCGTCTGGCCAAGGCCAAACGGGAAGGCGCGGCGGAGGTGGTGGGCGTGGTGGCGGCCGGCATCGTCGGCGGCTACAGCGCGATTCTCTTCGCGATGTTGTGGTACACCGGCATGGTCGAGCAGGCGGAACTGCCGCTGATCCTGACCTTTTTTCACCTGGCGCTCGGCATGCGTGCCGAAAAGCCTGTTCCTGCGGCAAGCGCGGCGCTCGTGCTGCCTCCTGAAGACAGGTGGCGTCTCGCACCGCCGGTGTCACTATGA
- a CDS encoding glycosyltransferase, with protein MASDQTISVIIPAYNAGRWLRRAVASCLAQTLPATEIIIVDDGSRDDTVAVAERLAARQANVRVFQQLRNSGPAAARSRGVAVSRGALLAFLDADDTWAPDKLEKQMAIVQARPDTGLVFTALQERDVHGRKLREVWHEFPRDRRRRVIASFLFRLNMLTPTMFLPRRVYDRAGGFDERLRIGEDHLLFMKIAADHEVVYLPELLVDRWVVPASHSKSGTPAAMQVEFQQFMAVAVQHFPYLRDHLPALTAKMHFQIGRRFQKQGDRRSARRHFLASLRTQPGLKSGLAWLTAALPASWQVHFHETPRRRRLFVTAR; from the coding sequence ATGGCAAGTGATCAGACCATCAGCGTCATCATCCCGGCTTACAATGCCGGCCGCTGGCTGCGCCGCGCCGTGGCGAGTTGCCTGGCGCAAACCCTGCCGGCGACTGAGATCATCATCGTGGATGACGGCTCGCGTGATGATACAGTTGCCGTAGCCGAGCGGCTCGCCGCCCGTCAGGCGAACGTGCGCGTGTTTCAGCAACTCCGCAACAGCGGACCGGCGGCCGCGCGCAGCCGCGGCGTGGCCGTGAGCCGGGGCGCGTTGCTCGCGTTTCTCGATGCCGATGACACCTGGGCGCCAGACAAACTCGAAAAACAAATGGCCATTGTGCAGGCCCGGCCGGATACCGGGCTGGTCTTTACCGCGCTGCAGGAGCGTGATGTTCATGGCCGCAAGCTGCGCGAAGTGTGGCACGAATTTCCGCGCGACCGGCGCCGTCGCGTCATTGCCTCGTTTCTGTTTCGACTGAACATGTTGACGCCGACCATGTTTTTGCCGCGGCGCGTCTATGATCGCGCCGGCGGCTTCGACGAACGGCTGCGCATAGGCGAAGACCATCTGCTGTTCATGAAAATCGCCGCTGATCATGAAGTGGTCTATCTGCCGGAACTGTTGGTTGATCGCTGGGTCGTGCCCGCGAGCCATTCCAAGTCCGGCACGCCGGCGGCAATGCAAGTCGAGTTTCAGCAATTCATGGCGGTGGCGGTGCAGCACTTCCCCTACTTGCGGGATCATCTGCCGGCGCTGACCGCGAAGATGCACTTTCAAATCGGCCGGCGATTTCAAAAGCAAGGCGACCGGCGCAGCGCGCGGCGGCATTTTCTCGCCAGTCTGCGCACGCAGCCCGGCCTCAAGTCCGGCCTGGCTTGGTTGACCGCCGCGCTGCCGGCGAGCTGGCAGGTTCACTTTCACGAAACCCCGCGGCGACGCCGGCTGTTTGTGACGGCACGGTGA
- a CDS encoding sulfatase-like hydrolase/transferase, whose product MSWGRICLAVVLGLLPLSGAANGGTPTPRAKPNLVLLIADQLRQCSMRYAGNAQIITPNLDRLVLQSTRVMNCVSNLTLCTPYRAMLMTGRYSHTLGIFGNHAWLPAEELSLAEVLRAQGYACGFLGKWHLAGEEKFDFIPPGPLRQGWDEFWAAYNYGDVHSAQNYLLGDDPQVRVMPGHSADGFTDYALQFMAEHKDRPFALVVAWAPPHNPYLDVPDMWKKLYTPAQIELRPNFAHFVAEYQRRIAGYYALTSNLDWNVGRIMAGLDSLGLAENTILVFTSDHGDMLGSQGHEFKQRPWHESTHVPLIIRYPGVVQANRETDLLFNTPDFMPTLLGLAGIPIPATVDGADHSAFLRGETGEQPASAYLYNPQPFPNADQFIRPWEGVVTKRYTYALADTGHWLLYDNLTDPYQSHNLVDDPIHAALRDSLRGVLQQWQRRFNDPFPQGVSSPHEEEGLRDRLEYAMPNPFRGTTSAQFTLARPSTVTLRLYNLAGQEVATIFQGALAAGRHQLPVTPVQLAAGVYFLRLQTARQFAVQKIVLLP is encoded by the coding sequence ATGTCATGGGGAAGAATTTGCCTGGCAGTGGTTCTCGGGCTGCTGCCGCTCAGTGGCGCGGCCAACGGCGGGACGCCAACACCGCGGGCGAAGCCGAACCTCGTTCTCTTGATCGCCGACCAGTTGCGGCAGTGTTCGATGCGCTATGCCGGCAATGCGCAGATTATCACGCCCAACCTCGACCGGCTCGTGCTGCAGAGCACGCGCGTCATGAATTGCGTGTCGAACCTCACGCTGTGTACGCCCTACCGGGCGATGCTGATGACGGGGCGGTATTCGCACACACTCGGCATTTTCGGAAATCACGCCTGGCTGCCGGCGGAGGAATTGAGCCTGGCCGAGGTGCTGCGCGCGCAGGGCTATGCCTGCGGCTTCTTGGGCAAGTGGCATCTGGCGGGTGAGGAAAAGTTCGATTTCATTCCGCCGGGACCGCTGCGCCAGGGCTGGGACGAGTTTTGGGCGGCCTACAACTACGGTGATGTGCACAGCGCGCAAAACTACCTGTTGGGCGACGACCCACAAGTGCGCGTCATGCCCGGACACTCCGCCGACGGTTTCACGGACTATGCGCTGCAGTTCATGGCCGAGCACAAAGACCGGCCGTTTGCGCTGGTGGTGGCGTGGGCGCCGCCGCACAACCCGTATCTCGACGTCCCGGACATGTGGAAGAAATTGTACACGCCTGCGCAGATCGAGTTGCGCCCCAACTTCGCGCATTTCGTCGCCGAGTATCAGCGGCGAATCGCGGGCTACTATGCACTCACTAGCAACCTCGACTGGAATGTCGGCAGAATCATGGCCGGTCTCGATTCTTTGGGACTGGCAGAGAACACCATTCTGGTCTTCACCTCGGATCACGGCGACATGCTCGGCTCCCAGGGGCATGAGTTCAAGCAGCGGCCCTGGCACGAGAGCACGCATGTGCCGCTGATCATTCGCTATCCCGGTGTTGTGCAGGCAAATCGCGAGACCGACTTGTTGTTCAACACGCCGGATTTCATGCCGACCCTGCTGGGTCTGGCCGGCATCCCAATTCCGGCGACGGTTGACGGCGCGGATCATTCCGCCTTCTTGCGCGGCGAGACCGGAGAGCAGCCGGCGAGTGCATACCTTTACAATCCCCAGCCTTTTCCGAATGCGGACCAGTTCATTCGACCGTGGGAAGGCGTGGTGACCAAGCGCTACACTTATGCGCTCGCCGATACCGGCCACTGGCTCTTGTATGACAATCTCACGGATCCGTACCAGTCACACAATCTCGTGGACGATCCGATTCATGCGGCGCTGCGCGATTCCCTGCGCGGTGTTTTGCAGCAGTGGCAGCGGCGATTCAATGATCCCTTTCCGCAGGGTGTGAGTTCGCCGCATGAGGAAGAGGGCCTCAGAGACCGGTTGGAATATGCCATGCCGAATCCGTTTCGGGGAACGACGTCGGCGCAATTCACCTTGGCGCGGCCCTCGACGGTGACGCTGCGCCTCTATAATCTCGCGGGCCAGGAGGTCGCCACCATCTTTCAAGGCGCGCTGGCGGCCGGGCGGCACCAACTGCCGGTCACCCCGGTACAGCTCGCTGCCGGCGTTTATTTCTTGCGCTTGCAAACGGCCAGGCAATTCGCGGTGCAGAAAATCGTGCTGCTGCCGTGA